From Rudanella lutea DSM 19387, a single genomic window includes:
- a CDS encoding nucleoside hydrolase, whose amino-acid sequence MYKAFFLSLLTTVAVAQTAPTKPRRIWLDTDIMVGMKDKTPREVDDAVALLMALRHADKVELVGISTVTYVNYGYDVTQKLLNWYNTPKGGKPARPIPVYRGSDTLRDIGRENDATRAMAAALRREKMPILAIGPMTNVATLIKNHPDLIPQIEEVVVCAGRTPGLPFKPGLEKLSVGDYNFEMDPEAFRVLFDSGVRVVLSGYECSVYTLFGKTDIDFLDVSKRPGDKWLYEQFRPWQKFNQELFGVDGFVPWDTTPLGYLTHPEYFKYYTDIPVRINTRQSDTDPTQTKPYLEVSYEYKDTKWRAVYAYKTLPGFEEIVLDVLK is encoded by the coding sequence ATGTATAAAGCTTTTTTTCTCTCTCTGCTCACCACCGTAGCTGTTGCCCAAACCGCCCCAACCAAGCCCCGGCGTATCTGGCTGGATACCGACATCATGGTCGGGATGAAAGACAAAACCCCGCGTGAGGTCGATGATGCGGTGGCTCTGCTGATGGCCCTGCGCCATGCCGACAAGGTCGAACTGGTGGGCATCAGCACGGTTACCTACGTCAACTATGGCTACGACGTAACCCAGAAACTCCTGAACTGGTACAATACGCCCAAAGGCGGGAAGCCCGCCCGCCCGATTCCGGTGTACCGGGGCTCTGATACCCTGCGCGACATTGGCCGCGAAAACGACGCTACCCGGGCGATGGCGGCCGCGCTCCGTCGCGAAAAAATGCCGATTCTGGCTATTGGGCCTATGACCAATGTGGCTACGCTGATTAAAAATCACCCTGACCTGATCCCGCAAATCGAAGAGGTAGTAGTTTGTGCCGGGCGCACACCGGGTCTGCCGTTTAAGCCGGGTCTGGAAAAACTGTCGGTGGGTGATTACAACTTTGAGATGGACCCTGAAGCGTTTCGGGTGCTGTTTGATTCGGGGGTGCGGGTGGTGTTATCGGGCTACGAATGCAGCGTGTACACCCTGTTTGGCAAAACCGATATTGATTTTCTAGACGTAAGCAAGCGCCCCGGCGATAAGTGGCTGTACGAGCAGTTCCGGCCCTGGCAAAAGTTCAATCAGGAGCTGTTTGGGGTGGATGGGTTTGTGCCCTGGGATACCACGCCGTTAGGCTATCTGACGCACCCGGAGTACTTCAAATACTACACCGATATTCCGGTGCGGATCAATACCCGCCAGAGCGATACCGATCCGACTCAGACCAAGCCGTACCTGGAAGTGTCGTACGAGTACAAAGACACCAAATGGCGGGCTGTGTATGCGTACAAAACGCTGCCGGGCTTCGAAGAAATTGTGCTGGATGTGTTAAAATGA
- a CDS encoding RluA family pseudouridine synthase, producing MTEEISESLEEDDLYEHHRIVVDGGQSLLRIDRFLMIKLPNASRTKLQAAIDAESVRVAGKPTKASYKVKPGDVITVALAHPPRETDLVPENIPLDIVFEDDDLLVVNKPAGMVVHPAFGNWTGTLVNALVYHFQHLPSMAPSHAQANVIRPGLVHRIDKDTSGLMVIAKTELAMAHLARQFFDHSIERTYYALVWGTPDPPEGTITGYIGRSVRDRKVMSIYDDETKGKWAVTHYRTLEPLQYVSLVQCNLETGRTHQIRAHFQHIGHPLFNDASYSGDRILRGNPNGSFKAFVDNAFALLPRQALHAKSLGFTHPRTGARLQFDSELPADFAAALDKWRKRG from the coding sequence ATGACGGAGGAAATCTCAGAGTCTTTAGAAGAAGACGACTTATACGAACACCATCGGATTGTGGTCGACGGGGGCCAAAGCCTGCTGCGCATCGACCGGTTTCTGATGATTAAACTGCCCAATGCGAGCCGTACTAAACTACAGGCAGCTATCGATGCCGAATCGGTGCGGGTAGCGGGCAAGCCCACCAAGGCAAGCTACAAAGTGAAGCCGGGCGATGTGATTACAGTGGCCCTGGCGCACCCGCCCCGCGAAACTGACCTGGTACCCGAAAATATTCCGCTCGACATTGTTTTTGAAGACGACGACCTGCTGGTGGTCAATAAACCGGCGGGTATGGTGGTTCACCCGGCCTTCGGTAACTGGACGGGCACGCTCGTCAACGCGCTGGTGTACCATTTTCAGCATCTGCCCTCTATGGCTCCGAGCCACGCGCAGGCCAACGTGATCCGGCCGGGGCTGGTTCACCGAATCGACAAAGACACGTCGGGGTTGATGGTGATTGCCAAAACCGAGCTGGCAATGGCTCACCTGGCCCGGCAGTTTTTCGACCACTCCATTGAGCGCACCTACTACGCCCTGGTGTGGGGCACACCCGACCCTCCCGAAGGCACCATTACGGGCTATATTGGCCGCAGTGTCCGCGACCGCAAGGTGATGTCAATTTACGACGACGAAACCAAGGGAAAATGGGCCGTTACGCACTACCGAACTCTGGAGCCCCTTCAGTACGTATCGTTGGTGCAGTGTAATCTCGAAACCGGCCGAACGCACCAGATTCGGGCTCATTTTCAGCACATTGGACACCCCCTGTTCAACGACGCGAGCTACAGTGGAGACCGGATTCTTCGGGGCAACCCCAACGGGTCGTTTAAGGCGTTTGTCGACAATGCCTTTGCGTTGCTGCCCCGGCAGGCCCTGCACGCCAAGTCGCTCGGGTTTACGCACCCGCGCACAGGGGCCCGGCTTCAGTTCGACTCCGAACTCCCGGCAGACTTTGCAGCCGCTCTCGATAAATGGCGGAAACGAGGATAA
- a CDS encoding pyridoxal-phosphate dependent enzyme — translation MPNQTATRPVYLPMIPAQQPSPLQRIDVPLTRSLPVQLYLKRDDLLHPLVSGNKWRKLKYNLLAAKQAGLETMLTFGGARSNHLYATAAAGQLFGFRTIGVVRGDEPALLQSPTLQFCASAGMHLHPVNRAAFREIESPEFLDELQKLYGPAYVLPEGGTNEEAIRGAAEIMPELMEQLGTAPDAVCCAVGTGGTVAGLARSAPQSTRVLGFMALKGWHPPLDPAYPNLHYLTDYHFGGYAKTRPELLQFMADFEAQTGVLIEQVYTAKMLYGLIDLARRGFFEPGARVVAIHTGGLQGRLPQDRLSQGRLPAVTPPNV, via the coding sequence TTGCCCAACCAAACCGCTACCCGGCCCGTTTATCTGCCCATGATACCCGCTCAACAGCCATCGCCCCTGCAACGTATCGACGTGCCGCTGACCCGGTCGCTACCGGTGCAGCTTTACCTCAAACGCGACGATCTGCTGCACCCGCTGGTGTCGGGTAATAAGTGGCGGAAGCTGAAATACAACTTGTTAGCGGCTAAACAGGCGGGCTTAGAGACCATGCTCACCTTTGGCGGAGCCCGCTCCAATCACCTGTATGCGACGGCTGCGGCCGGGCAATTGTTCGGGTTTCGGACAATCGGGGTGGTGCGGGGCGATGAACCTGCCTTGTTGCAGTCGCCTACGCTTCAGTTTTGTGCGTCGGCCGGTATGCACCTGCATCCGGTGAACCGGGCGGCTTTTCGCGAAATAGAATCGCCCGAATTTCTGGACGAGTTGCAGAAGCTGTACGGCCCTGCCTATGTGTTGCCCGAAGGCGGTACCAACGAAGAAGCCATCCGGGGCGCGGCCGAAATTATGCCCGAACTAATGGAGCAGCTTGGTACAGCGCCCGATGCCGTCTGCTGTGCGGTGGGTACGGGCGGCACCGTTGCGGGCCTGGCCCGGTCGGCACCCCAGTCGACCAGGGTGCTGGGGTTTATGGCCCTCAAAGGTTGGCATCCGCCCCTCGATCCGGCCTACCCGAATCTACACTACCTGACCGATTATCACTTTGGCGGGTACGCCAAAACCCGCCCCGAACTGCTTCAGTTCATGGCCGATTTTGAGGCCCAAACCGGTGTGCTGATTGAGCAGGTGTACACCGCCAAGATGCTCTACGGCCTGATCGACCTGGCACGACGAGGGTTTTTCGAACCCGGCGCCCGGGTGGTGGCTATCCATACCGGCGGGTTACAAGGACGCCTGCCGCAGGATCGCCTGTCGCAGGGGCGCCTGCCCGCAGTGACTCCACCTAATGTGTAA
- a CDS encoding L-threonylcarbamoyladenylate synthase, translating into MAQIGTDCLAAKAFLEAGDVVGIPTETVYGLAGNALNPDAVLRIFTVKNRPAFDPLIVHTDTLDKVNRYVTHLPDAARQLAEAVWPGPLTLLLPKRALVPDLTTSGLPTVAIRIPNHPLTLRLLSLLDFPLAAPSANPFGYISPTTAAHVADQLGDQIPYVLDGGPCGIGVESTIIGFEKEQPTVYRLGGMALEQLTALVGPLTVRDHSTSNPQAPGMLSSHYAPRKPVFLLNPDELPADVDEQTGALVFTQPLPGIPLENQRILAPGGTVTEAARNLFAYLRALDQLPLTRIYAQRLPAEGLGRAVNDRLKRAATR; encoded by the coding sequence ATGGCACAAATCGGGACGGATTGTTTAGCTGCGAAGGCATTTTTAGAAGCGGGTGATGTGGTCGGAATTCCGACCGAAACGGTGTACGGATTGGCGGGTAATGCGCTCAATCCTGATGCGGTACTCCGCATTTTTACGGTTAAAAACCGGCCCGCCTTCGACCCCCTCATTGTCCATACCGACACCCTTGATAAGGTAAACCGGTACGTGACCCACCTGCCCGATGCGGCCCGTCAACTTGCCGAGGCCGTATGGCCCGGCCCGCTGACGCTGCTACTGCCCAAGCGGGCGTTGGTGCCCGACCTGACCACGTCGGGGTTGCCAACCGTGGCAATTCGCATTCCGAACCACCCACTCACGTTACGTCTGCTCAGTCTGCTCGATTTCCCATTAGCCGCGCCGAGCGCCAATCCGTTTGGCTATATTAGCCCCACTACGGCGGCCCACGTAGCCGATCAGCTGGGCGATCAGATTCCGTACGTGCTCGATGGCGGCCCCTGCGGCATCGGTGTCGAATCGACCATCATCGGATTTGAAAAGGAGCAACCTACTGTGTACCGGCTCGGTGGTATGGCGCTCGAACAACTGACCGCCCTCGTGGGGCCGCTCACCGTTCGCGACCATTCGACCTCAAACCCACAGGCGCCCGGGATGCTCAGTAGTCATTATGCCCCGCGCAAACCGGTTTTTCTGCTCAACCCCGATGAGCTACCAGCCGACGTTGACGAACAAACCGGCGCGCTTGTGTTTACCCAACCGCTGCCGGGTATTCCGCTCGAAAATCAGCGAATTTTGGCTCCTGGAGGTACCGTGACCGAAGCCGCCCGCAATCTGTTTGCGTACCTGCGCGCCCTCGACCAACTGCCTCTTACCCGTATCTACGCCCAACGGTTACCGGCTGAGGGCTTGGGTCGGGCTGTGAACGACCGTCTCAAACGCGCAGCCACCCGGTAA
- a CDS encoding GMC oxidoreductase, which translates to MDIPQIKKAPVEYDVAIVGSGAGGGMAAYMLAKAGAKVILLEAGGYFDPADPKYITQLKWPYESPRRGAGTTRAFGDFDAAWGGWDIDGEPYSAKPGTEFHWFRSRMLGGRTNHWGRISLRFGPDDFRRGSLTGVGDDWPITYEDLKPFYDRCDKTLGLFGTNLPDFPNEPDGYFLPPPKPRLHELLLQKAGKNAGVPVVPSRLSILTKPINNERGQCFYCHQCGRACQAYADFSSSSVLCIPAIKTGNVTLINGAMCREVLTDPQTGLATGVSYVHTGTLQEHTVRAKAVMLGASACESARILLNSKSSRYPNGLANGSGVVGKYLNDSTGASRGAFVPALMDRVRYNEDGVGGMHVFTPWWLDNKKLDFPRGYHIEYGGGMGMPGYGFGSGIENTQALEPGRTRPVGGYGAGLKDDYRRYYGAYVHMAGRGEPVPREDNYCEIDPNKVDKYGIPVLRFNYKWSDYEVKQAKHMQDTFEEIIHALGGIPMGPKPGPNTNHGYGLEAPGKIIHEIGTVRMGNDPKKSALNKFQQAHECKNLFVVDAAPFVSQGDKNVTWTILASSMRTSEYLIDEVKKKNI; encoded by the coding sequence ATGGACATTCCACAAATTAAAAAGGCCCCCGTCGAGTACGACGTCGCGATCGTCGGGTCGGGCGCTGGCGGTGGTATGGCGGCTTATATGCTGGCCAAAGCCGGAGCCAAAGTTATCCTGCTTGAGGCAGGTGGGTATTTTGACCCCGCCGATCCTAAATACATTACTCAGTTGAAGTGGCCTTACGAATCGCCCCGGCGGGGTGCGGGTACTACCCGGGCGTTTGGTGACTTCGATGCGGCCTGGGGTGGCTGGGATATTGATGGCGAACCTTACTCGGCGAAGCCCGGCACCGAATTTCACTGGTTCCGGTCGCGGATGCTCGGTGGGCGGACCAATCACTGGGGGCGTATCTCACTCCGTTTCGGACCCGATGACTTCCGGCGGGGCTCGCTTACGGGTGTAGGCGACGATTGGCCAATTACCTACGAAGACCTCAAGCCGTTCTACGACCGCTGCGACAAAACGCTCGGCTTGTTTGGAACCAACCTGCCCGACTTTCCGAACGAGCCCGATGGCTACTTCCTGCCTCCACCGAAGCCTCGTTTGCATGAGCTGTTGCTCCAGAAGGCGGGCAAAAACGCGGGTGTGCCGGTTGTTCCTTCGCGCTTGTCGATTCTGACAAAACCCATCAACAATGAGCGTGGGCAGTGTTTCTACTGCCATCAGTGCGGGCGGGCGTGTCAGGCATACGCCGACTTCTCATCGTCGTCGGTACTGTGTATTCCGGCTATCAAAACTGGCAACGTAACGCTCATTAACGGCGCTATGTGCCGCGAGGTACTTACCGATCCGCAAACGGGTCTGGCTACGGGTGTTAGCTATGTACACACAGGCACGTTGCAGGAGCATACGGTACGCGCCAAAGCGGTTATGCTTGGAGCAAGTGCCTGCGAATCAGCGCGGATTCTCCTCAACTCAAAATCGTCGCGGTACCCCAACGGTCTGGCCAATGGCAGTGGCGTGGTGGGTAAATACCTTAATGACTCAACAGGAGCCTCGCGTGGTGCGTTTGTGCCTGCTCTAATGGACCGTGTTCGTTACAACGAAGACGGCGTAGGCGGTATGCACGTGTTTACGCCCTGGTGGCTCGACAATAAGAAACTCGATTTCCCACGTGGCTACCACATCGAGTACGGCGGTGGCATGGGTATGCCGGGCTACGGTTTCGGCTCAGGGATTGAAAATACACAGGCCCTGGAGCCCGGTCGGACCCGGCCGGTAGGTGGTTACGGTGCTGGTCTGAAAGATGACTATCGCCGTTACTACGGTGCTTATGTGCACATGGCGGGTCGGGGTGAGCCGGTTCCACGCGAGGACAACTACTGCGAAATCGACCCGAACAAGGTAGACAAATACGGTATTCCGGTACTTCGGTTCAACTACAAGTGGTCTGATTACGAAGTAAAGCAGGCGAAGCACATGCAGGATACCTTCGAGGAAATTATCCACGCGCTGGGCGGTATCCCGATGGGACCGAAGCCGGGCCCGAATACCAACCACGGATACGGTCTGGAAGCACCCGGTAAGATTATTCACGAGATTGGTACGGTTCGGATGGGCAACGACCCGAAGAAGTCGGCCCTGAACAAGTTTCAGCAGGCACACGAGTGTAAGAACCTGTTTGTAGTCGATGCGGCTCCGTTTGTTTCGCAGGGCGACAAAAACGTAACCTGGACTATCTTGGCCAGTTCGATGCGCACGAGCGAATACCTGATTGACGAGGTGAAGAAGAAGAATATCTAA
- a CDS encoding four helix bundle protein: MATIRRFEDLTAWQKARWFSKAVYAVTRNRTFLDDPDLKRQIRRASGSVMDNISEGFGRGGRVEFVQFLGIAKGSLDESKSQLYRAHDNDYIDQTTFDDLYAQADEAGRVIDGLMSYLKESDVKGRKFQRDSASQPEELKTVNRKL; encoded by the coding sequence ATGGCCACCATTCGTCGGTTCGAGGATTTGACAGCCTGGCAAAAAGCCCGCTGGTTTTCAAAAGCGGTGTATGCTGTAACCCGAAACCGAACCTTCTTGGATGACCCCGATCTGAAACGTCAGATCAGGCGCGCGAGTGGTTCAGTGATGGATAACATTTCGGAAGGCTTTGGTCGGGGAGGTAGAGTTGAGTTTGTGCAGTTTCTGGGAATAGCCAAAGGCTCTTTGGACGAGTCTAAATCGCAACTCTACAGAGCACATGATAACGACTACATTGATCAGACGACGTTTGACGATCTGTACGCCCAAGCTGATGAAGCTGGTCGGGTGATTGATGGGCTGATGAGCTATTTGAAAGAGTCTGACGTAAAAGGACGTAAATTTCAGCGAGATAGCGCATCACAGCCGGAGGAACTGAAAACTGTAAACCGAAAACTGTAA
- a CDS encoding gluconate 2-dehydrogenase subunit 3 family protein: protein MKRRDTLKAIGLSGFGLAVGPVEAAVPPPTPAVKIPGGRQKFEAERDAKLMAEKFFTPQELKTVTLLCDIIIPADKKSGSASQAGVPAFIEFMMKDQPANQTPMRGGLRWLDNQCRKQFGKPFAECTGEQQIKMVDQIAYPKQAKPEMSQGVAFFNMMRNMTATGFWTSKMGIQDLGYVGNVPNQWDGVPEPVLKQYGVNYDAHVSEKK from the coding sequence ATGAAACGCAGAGATACACTTAAGGCAATCGGTTTGAGTGGTTTCGGTTTGGCCGTAGGGCCAGTCGAGGCTGCGGTGCCACCACCAACCCCCGCGGTGAAAATACCCGGCGGTCGGCAAAAATTTGAAGCAGAGCGCGATGCGAAGCTGATGGCTGAGAAGTTCTTCACGCCACAGGAGCTGAAAACCGTGACCCTGCTGTGCGACATCATCATTCCGGCCGACAAAAAGTCGGGGAGTGCGTCGCAGGCGGGTGTACCGGCCTTTATCGAGTTTATGATGAAGGATCAGCCCGCCAACCAGACCCCCATGCGGGGTGGTTTGCGGTGGCTCGATAACCAGTGCCGCAAGCAATTCGGTAAGCCATTTGCCGAGTGCACGGGTGAGCAGCAGATCAAGATGGTTGATCAGATCGCTTACCCGAAGCAGGCGAAACCTGAGATGAGCCAGGGGGTTGCGTTTTTCAACATGATGCGCAACATGACGGCTACCGGTTTCTGGACCTCAAAAATGGGTATTCAGGATCTGGGCTACGTCGGCAACGTCCCCAATCAATGGGATGGTGTACCCGAACCAGTGCTTAAACAGTACGGCGTGAACTACGACGCGCACGTGAGCGAGAAAAAATAA
- a CDS encoding MBL fold metallo-hydrolase, translated as MSLFISSLNSGSNGNCYYVGNQQEAVLIDAGISCRETERRMDRLGLSMKTVKAIFISHEHSDHIVGVDRLARKYKLPVYITPGTLRNTRLSESAITFQPLRGYEPVLVGDLSVTAFPKQHDAADPHSFLISFGGINVGVFTDIGTPCTHVIDHFKQCHAAFLEANYDDDLLALGRYPYFLKQRISGDNGHLSNQQALDLFLTHRPTYMSHLLLAHLSRDNNSPQVVADLFTPHLAHTQLIVASRYAETAVYQVGGLAE; from the coding sequence ATGTCCTTATTTATTTCTTCCCTGAACTCGGGCAGCAATGGCAACTGCTATTACGTTGGTAACCAGCAGGAAGCCGTACTGATCGACGCCGGCATTTCGTGCCGCGAAACCGAACGGCGCATGGACCGGCTCGGCCTGTCGATGAAAACGGTGAAAGCCATTTTTATTTCACACGAGCATTCTGACCATATTGTCGGCGTCGACCGGCTGGCCCGTAAGTATAAGCTGCCAGTGTACATCACGCCCGGCACCCTGCGCAACACCCGCCTGTCGGAGTCGGCCATTACGTTTCAGCCCCTGCGCGGGTACGAGCCGGTCCTAGTTGGCGACTTGTCTGTAACGGCTTTCCCGAAGCAGCACGATGCGGCCGACCCGCACAGCTTTCTGATCAGTTTTGGGGGCATCAACGTGGGCGTGTTCACCGACATAGGTACGCCGTGCACGCACGTAATCGACCATTTCAAGCAATGCCATGCCGCTTTTCTGGAGGCCAATTACGACGATGATCTGCTGGCCTTAGGCCGGTACCCTTACTTCCTGAAACAACGGATTTCGGGCGACAATGGTCACCTGTCTAATCAGCAGGCTCTCGACCTGTTTCTGACCCATCGGCCGACGTACATGAGTCACCTGTTGCTGGCGCACCTTTCGCGCGACAACAACAGCCCGCAGGTAGTGGCCGATCTGTTTACTCCTCACCTCGCTCACACGCAATTGATTGTAGCTTCCCGCTATGCCGAAACGGCTGTTTACCAGGTTGGCGGGTTGGCAGAATAG
- a CDS encoding outer membrane beta-barrel family protein: MRLLLLFTILLASLSSFAQNRGIGTIRASVLDSTTKQGLPEATVSLLRGRDSSLVTFQVTGGEGEFMFRNVAEGPYQLLITYVGYQSLRRNVTITAAEPAPNLGPLYMATEAKSLNEVTVQGAPVVIKGDTLEFNAGSFKTQPNAVVEDLIKKLPGMEVERDGTVKAQGQEVKRILVDGKPFFGNDPKMATRNLPAEMIDKVQLYDRQSEQSQFSGVDDGDREKTINITTKRDRRKGVFGRQSLGMGQEPPSGPTRYQGQVGINRFDNGQQLSLIGTANNINQQNFSAEGLGNGGGLGGFGGGNNFGGGGMGGNGGGNRGGQGGNSGGNSGLPTGQQTNLTRAISGGLNFSDGLSSKVDFSASYFYNNTRTITEQTSRRENILPSAALRGAPYPDSTNITNRQSSSVSTFGNHRVNAQLIWRIDSMNTLRVIPNLVFTDNVSNSLSDSRTASNRGTPLNSSLTNYDANGRGVSGTNTLLWTHKFKRRGRTFSANLNTTLNAQVTDGFNRSKNEYFQSITNIPLSSSITGGGSLTGVGGLFAANINQRNDQRTEAMTSNLNLSYTEPLSLAKTLEFRYNLNTNDNSSDRQVFDFDERVNAYALPNERLTNRFDNIFRTQRAGMSLQTRRLKYNYTFGFDVQDANLQTNNISRDIELTRHYLNLLPNALFTYNVSRNQRLMINYRSRIQPPSVNQLQPVLNNTNPLNIQTGNPDLKPEFTNTLNINYNNFDPTTFRSLFASININQINRRIVNATAFNSAGGQVTKPVNADGYYSVTGFLNLGRSIDWSGQRINLSWATNGSFVNNISFVNDQLNKGRNLSVGQRVSINTFWKDKLDLNLSGNVSYQSAQYSLQPQQNSNFLFTSLNAFVFYQLPGRFTLTSDFSYNANSGRAAGFNQRFALWNVGVAKQLFKQKQGELRLSVYDLLNQNRSIVRNVNDTYIEDVQSLVLRRYVMLTFTYNLRKFGMTSTRRN; encoded by the coding sequence ATGCGTCTACTCCTACTTTTCACTATCCTGCTGGCTTCCCTTTCCTCTTTCGCGCAGAACCGGGGCATTGGTACTATTCGGGCCTCGGTTCTGGACTCGACCACCAAACAGGGCCTGCCCGAAGCAACCGTTTCGCTCCTGCGCGGGCGCGATTCGTCGTTGGTTACGTTTCAGGTCACCGGGGGCGAGGGCGAATTTATGTTTCGCAACGTGGCCGAAGGGCCCTATCAGCTCTTGATTACCTACGTGGGTTACCAGTCGCTCCGGCGCAACGTGACCATCACGGCGGCCGAGCCCGCGCCTAATCTGGGGCCGCTGTACATGGCCACGGAAGCCAAATCGCTCAACGAGGTGACGGTGCAGGGCGCGCCGGTTGTGATCAAAGGCGACACGCTTGAGTTTAACGCCGGGTCGTTTAAAACGCAGCCCAACGCCGTAGTCGAGGACCTGATCAAGAAACTCCCCGGTATGGAGGTAGAACGCGACGGAACAGTGAAAGCGCAGGGGCAGGAGGTAAAACGGATTCTGGTGGATGGCAAGCCGTTTTTTGGTAACGACCCCAAGATGGCCACCCGCAACCTGCCCGCCGAGATGATCGACAAGGTGCAGTTGTACGACCGGCAGTCGGAACAGTCGCAGTTTTCGGGGGTTGATGATGGCGACCGTGAGAAGACCATCAACATCACCACCAAACGCGACCGGCGCAAAGGCGTGTTTGGGCGGCAATCGCTCGGGATGGGTCAGGAGCCACCCAGTGGACCTACCCGCTACCAGGGTCAGGTAGGTATCAACCGCTTCGACAACGGGCAGCAGCTCTCGCTTATCGGGACGGCCAATAATATAAACCAGCAAAATTTTTCGGCCGAAGGGCTGGGTAATGGCGGTGGATTAGGTGGCTTTGGCGGGGGAAACAACTTCGGCGGGGGCGGCATGGGCGGCAACGGGGGCGGTAACCGGGGTGGTCAGGGTGGTAATAGCGGAGGGAATTCGGGGCTGCCTACAGGTCAGCAAACCAACCTGACCCGCGCCATTTCGGGCGGTCTCAACTTCTCCGACGGCCTCAGCTCTAAAGTCGACTTTAGCGCCAGCTACTTTTACAACAATACCCGCACCATAACCGAGCAAACGTCACGACGGGAGAATATTCTGCCGAGTGCGGCCCTGCGCGGTGCACCCTACCCCGACTCGACGAACATCACCAACCGGCAATCGTCGTCGGTGAGTACGTTTGGAAATCACCGGGTCAATGCCCAGCTGATTTGGCGGATCGACAGCATGAATACGCTGCGCGTGATTCCTAACCTCGTGTTCACCGACAACGTGTCGAACAGCCTGAGCGACTCGCGCACGGCCTCGAACCGGGGCACTCCGCTCAACAGCAGCCTGACCAATTACGACGCCAATGGCCGGGGCGTATCCGGGACAAATACGTTGCTCTGGACGCACAAATTCAAGCGCCGGGGCCGCACCTTTTCGGCCAACCTGAACACCACGCTCAACGCGCAGGTTACCGATGGGTTCAACCGCTCAAAAAACGAGTATTTTCAGTCGATCACGAACATTCCGCTGTCGAGTTCAATCACGGGCGGGGGCTCTCTGACGGGCGTAGGTGGCTTGTTTGCCGCCAACATCAATCAGCGCAACGATCAGCGGACGGAGGCCATGACGAGCAACCTCAACCTGTCGTACACAGAGCCACTGTCGTTAGCCAAAACACTTGAGTTTCGGTACAACCTGAACACCAACGACAACTCCTCGGACCGGCAGGTGTTCGACTTCGACGAGCGCGTTAATGCCTATGCTCTGCCCAATGAACGACTGACTAACCGGTTCGACAATATTTTCCGGACGCAGCGGGCGGGCATGTCGCTACAAACCCGGCGGTTGAAATACAATTATACCTTTGGGTTCGATGTGCAGGATGCTAACCTTCAGACCAACAACATCTCGCGCGACATTGAACTGACCCGGCATTACCTCAACCTGTTGCCCAACGCCCTGTTTACGTACAACGTGTCGCGCAATCAGCGGCTGATGATCAACTACCGGAGCCGGATTCAGCCGCCCTCGGTCAATCAGCTACAGCCGGTTCTCAACAATACCAACCCGCTCAATATTCAAACCGGTAACCCCGACCTAAAACCGGAGTTCACCAACACACTGAATATCAATTACAATAATTTTGACCCGACGACCTTCCGCTCGTTGTTTGCGTCGATCAATATAAACCAGATTAACCGTCGGATCGTGAATGCAACCGCATTTAACAGCGCCGGTGGTCAGGTGACCAAACCGGTCAACGCAGATGGGTACTACTCGGTCACGGGCTTCCTGAACCTGGGTCGCTCCATTGACTGGAGCGGGCAGCGGATCAATCTGAGCTGGGCCACCAACGGCAGCTTTGTGAACAACATCAGTTTCGTAAACGACCAACTCAACAAGGGCCGCAACCTGAGCGTGGGGCAGCGCGTGAGCATCAACACGTTCTGGAAAGACAAACTCGACCTGAACCTTTCGGGCAACGTGTCATACCAGTCGGCTCAGTACTCTTTGCAGCCGCAACAGAACAGCAACTTCCTGTTCACATCGCTCAACGCCTTCGTTTTCTACCAGTTGCCGGGCCGGTTTACCCTGACCTCCGACTTCAGCTACAATGCTAACTCGGGCCGGGCTGCCGGGTTCAACCAGCGGTTTGCTCTCTGGAACGTGGGCGTAGCCAAACAGTTGTTTAAGCAGAAGCAGGGTGAGTTACGCCTGTCGGTCTACGACCTGCTGAACCAGAACCGGAGCATTGTCCGCAACGTAAACGACACGTATATCGAAGACGTACAAAGCCTGGTGTTGCGCCGGTACGTGATGCTCACTTTCACGTACAACCTCCGCAAGTTCGGTATGACCTCGACCCGGCGAAACTAA